The Leifsonia poae region AGCAGGTTGCAGTTGCCGATGAACCCGGCGACGAACCGGTTGGCGGGTTCGTCATAGATCGCGCGCGGCGTGTCCACCTGGAGGACACGGCCGTCCGACATCACGGCGATGCGATCCGACATGGTGAGCGCCTCCTCCTGGTCGTGTGTCACGTAGACGAACGTGATGCCGACCTCGCGCTGCATCCGCTTGAGCTCAGTCTGCATTTCCTTGCGGAGCTGCTGGTCGAGCGCGCCGAGCGGCTCGTCGAGCAGCACCACCGAAGGCCGGGAGACGATCGCCCGGGCGAGGGCGACCCGCTGGCGCTGACCGCCGGAGAGCTCGTTCGGCTTGCGGCCGGCGAACTTCTCCATGCGCACCAGCGCCAGCGCCTCGGCGATCGACTCGTCGGGTCGCGGGAACTTCTTGCGCCCGCGCACCTTGAGCTCGAACCCGATGTTGTCGCGCACCGACAGGTGCGGGAACAAGGCGTAACTCTGGAACAGCATGTTCAGGTCGCGCTTGCGCGTCGGCAGCTTCTCCACAGACTGCCCGGCCAGCTCGATCCGGCCGGCGGTCGGCGTCTCGAACCCGGTGATCATCCGCATCAACGTCGTCTTGCCGCAACCCGACGGCCCGAGGATCGAGAAGAACTCGTTGTCGCGGATGCGCAGGTCGAGCGGCTGCACCACGGTGGTGGTGCCGAACGTCTTGGTGACGCCGGTGAGCTGAATGGCTGTCGTGTCGGTCATGTCATCTGTTCCCTTGCAGAGTCGGTCGGCTACGAGGCTTTGACCTTGGTCCAGCCCTGCTGGAAGAAGGTCAGCGCCTTGCCGGGGTCGACGATGAACTCGCTGTTCTTCAGCTGCTCGGCCGACGGGTAGACCGCGACGCTGTCGAGCGAGGCTTTGTCGGTGATCTCCTTCTTCGCCGCCTCGTTCGCGCTGGCGCTCCCACCGTCGTCGGTCGCCATCGCGGCGATTTTCGGTTCGAGCGTGAAGTTCAGCCACTTGTATGCGGCGTCGGCGTGCGGCGCATCCTTGGCGATGGAGAAGCCGTCGACCCAGAGCGTGCCGCCCTCCTTCGGGATGACGAACTTCACGTCAGGGTTGTCGGCGACGACCTTCGCGATCGCACTGCCGCCGTAGGATTCGGCGACGCAGGCATCACCGGAGGCGAGGAGGTCGGCGTAGTTGGAGGAGTTGTATCCGGCCAGCAGCGGCTTCTGGTCGAGCAGGGACTGCGTCGCTTTCGCGATGTCCTTCTCGCT contains the following coding sequences:
- a CDS encoding ABC transporter ATP-binding protein, yielding MTDTTAIQLTGVTKTFGTTTVVQPLDLRIRDNEFFSILGPSGCGKTTLMRMITGFETPTAGRIELAGQSVEKLPTRKRDLNMLFQSYALFPHLSVRDNIGFELKVRGRKKFPRPDESIAEALALVRMEKFAGRKPNELSGGQRQRVALARAIVSRPSVVLLDEPLGALDQQLRKEMQTELKRMQREVGITFVYVTHDQEEALTMSDRIAVMSDGRVLQVDTPRAIYDEPANRFVAGFIGNCNLLDAVYHSTPAGASVEVAGLGPVPVNPVPDAGAGQAVSLAIRPERVSLSADGPDIRVEAGTERVGAVSARLLDAVFLGDEWRYRIRTDGGAELKATRSSGEPDDGLSTLAPGSPVWASWAVADARVLSS